In Flavobacterium sp. N1736, the following are encoded in one genomic region:
- a CDS encoding prephenate dehydratase produces MTTKIAIQGIKGSFHHQVVKEYFSENVEIDECLSFEELIDSLLSGKSDQAVMAIENSIAGPIIPNYALIDKNNLHIIGEHYLSIHQNLMTLKGQKIGDIKEVHSHPMALLQCMDFLKQYPNIKLVEDKDTAETARRIQEKQLTGIAAIASKTASEMYDLDIIAPEIQTIKNNMTRFVIIKKQNSFLPENEINRASIKFELDHKRGSLAAVLNVMSDCKLNLTKIQSLPKIETPWKYSFFVDVTFEKYEDFAKAKTLLNIMAEYFKVLGEYKNTKPYIG; encoded by the coding sequence ATGACAACTAAAATTGCAATACAAGGTATAAAAGGTTCTTTTCATCATCAGGTTGTAAAGGAGTATTTCTCTGAAAATGTGGAAATTGATGAATGTTTGTCTTTTGAAGAATTGATCGACAGCTTACTTTCAGGAAAATCTGATCAGGCAGTTATGGCAATTGAAAATTCGATTGCAGGACCAATTATTCCGAATTATGCTTTGATTGATAAGAATAATTTACACATTATTGGAGAGCATTATTTAAGCATTCACCAAAATTTAATGACTTTAAAAGGGCAGAAAATTGGGGATATAAAAGAAGTTCATTCGCATCCAATGGCATTATTGCAGTGTATGGATTTCTTAAAACAATATCCAAATATTAAGTTGGTTGAAGATAAAGATACGGCCGAAACTGCCAGAAGAATTCAGGAAAAACAATTAACCGGAATCGCAGCAATTGCAAGCAAAACGGCATCGGAAATGTATGATCTTGATATTATCGCGCCAGAAATTCAAACGATAAAAAACAATATGACTCGTTTTGTGATTATCAAAAAACAAAATTCATTTTTACCGGAAAACGAAATCAACAGAGCTTCTATCAAATTTGAACTGGATCATAAAAGAGGAAGTTTAGCAGCGGTTTTGAATGTAATGAGCGATTGCAAATTGAATTTAACGAAGATTCAATCGCTTCCAAAAATTGAAACACCTTGGAAATATTCATTTTTCGTAGATGTAACATTTGAGAAATACGAAGATTTTGCAAAAGCCAAAACGTTATTAAATATAATGGCAGAATATTTTAAAGTATTAGGAGAATATAAAAATACGAAACCTTATATCGGTTAG
- a CDS encoding pyridoxal phosphate-dependent aminotransferase: MITTAKRLDTVEEYYFSSKLREVRQLQSEGKSIINMGIGSPDLSPSKAVIEAFAAAILDENGHGYQSYQGLPELRKGMADFYQNQFGVELNPNNEILPLMGSKEGIMHISLAFLNEGDHVLIPNPGYPTYTSVTNLVGAVPVYYDLKEANAWEPDFEALEKLDLSKVKIMWLGYPHMPTGARGSLALFEKLVAFAKKHNILLVNDNPYSFVLNDNPMSLLQVEGAKEVALELNSLSKTFNMAGWRVGMVLGKPEIIDAVLKVKSNMDSGMFYGIQKGAVAALNCDKSWFEDQNKIYRRRRELTEKLAEKLGCKVYAAGVGLFVWAKLPEGIASSEKFIDEILYEKHIFITPGTIFGSNGEGYIRFSLCVKEEKVQEAIDRF; the protein is encoded by the coding sequence ATGATTACAACAGCAAAAAGATTAGATACAGTTGAAGAATACTACTTTTCCTCAAAATTGAGAGAAGTTCGTCAACTACAATCTGAAGGAAAATCTATCATCAATATGGGAATTGGAAGCCCTGATTTGAGTCCGTCGAAAGCAGTAATTGAGGCATTCGCTGCAGCAATTCTGGATGAAAACGGGCATGGTTATCAGAGCTATCAGGGATTACCGGAATTGAGAAAAGGGATGGCAGATTTTTATCAGAATCAGTTTGGTGTTGAGTTGAATCCGAATAATGAGATTTTGCCTTTGATGGGTTCGAAAGAAGGAATTATGCACATTTCGTTAGCATTCTTAAATGAAGGTGATCATGTTTTAATTCCGAATCCGGGTTATCCGACTTATACTTCGGTAACTAATTTAGTTGGAGCGGTTCCGGTTTATTATGATCTGAAAGAAGCAAATGCCTGGGAACCGGATTTTGAAGCTTTGGAAAAATTAGATCTTTCGAAAGTGAAAATTATGTGGCTGGGATATCCGCACATGCCAACAGGAGCAAGAGGAAGTTTAGCGTTATTTGAAAAATTGGTTGCTTTTGCTAAAAAACACAACATATTATTGGTTAATGATAATCCGTATAGTTTTGTTTTGAATGATAACCCAATGAGTTTATTGCAGGTTGAAGGCGCAAAAGAGGTGGCTTTAGAATTAAATTCATTAAGTAAAACCTTCAACATGGCAGGCTGGAGAGTGGGAATGGTTTTGGGAAAGCCTGAAATTATCGATGCAGTCCTAAAAGTAAAAAGCAACATGGACAGCGGAATGTTCTACGGAATCCAAAAAGGCGCAGTTGCCGCTTTGAATTGTGATAAATCATGGTTTGAAGACCAAAACAAAATTTACAGACGCCGTCGTGAATTAACAGAAAAACTAGCAGAAAAACTAGGCTGCAAAGTTTATGCAGCAGGAGTTGGGCTTTTTGTCTGGGCAAAACTTCCGGAAGGAATAGCATCATCAGAGAAGTTCATTGACGAAATATTATACGAGAAACATATTTTTATCACACCGGGAACTATCTTCGGAAGTAATGGAGAAGGATATATTAGATTCTCGTTGTGTGTGAAAGAAGAAAAGGTACAAGAAGCGATAGACCGATTTTAG
- a CDS encoding bifunctional 3-deoxy-7-phosphoheptulonate synthase/chorismate mutase type II — translation MENKKEMRKWLEDFNLNHPLVIAGPCSAETEDQVLKIAHELKDSKVSVFRAGIWKPRTRPGGFEGVGEIGLKWLQKAKKETGLLMGTEVATAAHCKLALEHDIDVLWVGARTTANPFAVQEIADTLKGTDKIVLVKNPVNPDLALWLGGVERLHMAGIEKLGVIHRGFSTYEKTKYRNIPEWQIAIELQNKFPDLPLIIDPSHITGDRKMIFEVTQEALDLNYDGMIIETHYDPDNAWSDAAQQVTPDALKQIIKDLTIRKTDDTTDEYSQKMKKLRANIDVLDANLLELLGKRMKVADEIGQVKKDANVAILQNNRWNEILGKMILEGEKKGLTEEFVLRMFKAIHQESIGHQEKIFNA, via the coding sequence ATGGAAAATAAGAAAGAAATGAGAAAGTGGTTAGAAGATTTCAATTTAAATCACCCACTTGTGATAGCTGGACCATGTAGTGCAGAAACGGAAGATCAGGTATTGAAAATTGCTCATGAATTGAAAGATTCAAAAGTTAGTGTATTCAGAGCAGGAATATGGAAACCAAGAACGCGTCCGGGAGGATTTGAAGGTGTTGGAGAAATTGGTTTAAAATGGTTGCAAAAAGCTAAGAAAGAAACTGGTTTATTAATGGGAACTGAAGTTGCGACTGCAGCTCACTGTAAACTGGCTTTAGAACATGATATTGACGTTTTATGGGTTGGTGCTCGTACAACTGCAAACCCTTTTGCTGTTCAGGAAATTGCTGATACATTAAAAGGAACTGATAAAATCGTTTTGGTTAAAAACCCTGTAAACCCTGATTTAGCTTTATGGTTAGGTGGTGTTGAGCGTTTACACATGGCTGGAATCGAGAAGTTAGGAGTTATTCACAGAGGTTTCTCTACGTACGAAAAAACAAAATACAGAAACATTCCGGAATGGCAAATTGCTATCGAATTGCAAAATAAATTCCCTGATTTACCATTAATCATCGATCCATCTCACATTACAGGAGATCGTAAAATGATTTTTGAAGTAACTCAAGAGGCTTTAGATTTGAACTACGATGGTATGATTATCGAAACGCACTACGATCCGGACAACGCTTGGTCTGATGCTGCTCAACAAGTTACTCCAGACGCTTTGAAACAAATCATTAAAGATTTGACAATCAGAAAAACTGATGATACTACAGATGAGTACAGCCAAAAAATGAAAAAACTTAGAGCTAATATCGACGTTCTTGATGCTAACTTATTAGAGTTATTAGGAAAACGTATGAAAGTAGCTGACGAAATTGGTCAGGTGAAAAAAGATGCAAACGTAGCGATTCTTCAAAACAATCGTTGGAATGAAATTTTAGGAAAAATGATTTTGGAAGGTGAGAAAAAAGGTCTTACTGAGGAGTTTGTTTTGAGAATGTTCAAAGCAATTCACCAGGAAAGTATTGGTCACCAGGAAAAAATATTCAATGCATAA
- the rsgA gene encoding ribosome small subunit-dependent GTPase A gives MTGLVYKSTGSWYTVKSEKGDFIECRMKGKFRMKGIKSTNPIAVGDIVDYELEETSDAVTGTIFNIHERKNYIVRKSVNLSHQMHIIASNIDRVFLLITINNPPTTFNFIDRFLVTAEAYNIETILVFNKIDTFDEATLDDQLYMQYVYQQIGYKCLRVSSTEMKGIDELKEMMIGKVSMFSGHSGVGKSTLVNAMEPSLHLKTKTISEASKQGQHTTTFAEMYDLSFNAKIIDTPGIKGFGIVDMEPSEISGYFPEFFRLKDQCKFNNCLHKEEPHCAIKAALEKDEIAWSRYNSYLKILEGDEENYRTDTYDEDRKISDETRNQK, from the coding sequence ATGACAGGACTCGTATATAAATCTACAGGAAGTTGGTACACCGTAAAATCGGAAAAAGGCGATTTTATTGAATGCCGTATGAAAGGGAAGTTTAGGATGAAAGGTATAAAAAGTACAAATCCTATTGCTGTAGGCGATATTGTCGATTATGAACTCGAAGAAACTTCTGATGCTGTAACGGGAACGATTTTTAATATTCACGAAAGAAAGAATTACATCGTTCGTAAATCGGTTAATTTATCGCATCAAATGCATATCATTGCATCGAATATTGATCGTGTATTTTTGTTGATTACGATTAATAATCCACCAACTACATTCAACTTTATAGATCGTTTTTTGGTAACTGCCGAAGCTTACAATATCGAAACAATTTTGGTTTTTAATAAAATAGATACTTTTGATGAAGCTACACTTGATGATCAATTGTATATGCAATATGTATATCAGCAAATTGGTTACAAATGCCTGCGTGTTTCTTCAACTGAAATGAAAGGGATTGATGAATTAAAAGAAATGATGATTGGAAAAGTAAGTATGTTCTCCGGACATTCGGGTGTTGGAAAATCGACTTTGGTAAACGCCATGGAACCTTCTTTGCATCTTAAAACCAAAACAATTTCTGAAGCCAGTAAACAAGGTCAGCACACAACAACTTTTGCAGAAATGTATGATTTGTCTTTTAATGCCAAAATTATTGATACTCCGGGAATTAAAGGTTTCGGAATTGTAGATATGGAGCCGTCAGAAATCAGCGGATATTTTCCTGAGTTTTTCAGACTAAAAGACCAATGCAAGTTTAACAATTGTTTACATAAAGAAGAACCGCATTGTGCTATAAAAGCAGCTTTAGAAAAAGACGAGATCGCCTGGTCACGTTACAATAGTTACTTGAAAATTCTTGAAGGAGATGAAGAAAATTATCGTACAGATACATACGATGAAGATCGTAAAATTAGCGATGAAACCAGAAACCAGAAATAA
- a CDS encoding type II toxin-antitoxin system RelE/ParE family toxin, translating to MQNSDLFFFFKDYFKKFFAEQEEKVKAKIIWTIRVIEYVDKIPSIYLKHIENTDGLFEIRIQQGTNIFRVFCFFDERKLVVLANGFQKKTQKTPKKEIEKALKIKKEYENEK from the coding sequence ATCCAAAATTCAGATCTGTTTTTTTTCTTTAAAGATTATTTTAAAAAGTTTTTTGCCGAACAAGAAGAGAAAGTTAAGGCGAAAATAATTTGGACTATACGGGTAATTGAATATGTTGACAAAATACCATCAATATATTTGAAACATATTGAAAATACCGATGGACTTTTTGAAATTAGAATTCAGCAGGGAACCAATATTTTTAGAGTTTTTTGCTTTTTTGATGAACGAAAATTAGTTGTTTTGGCTAATGGATTTCAAAAGAAAACTCAAAAAACACCAAAAAAAGAAATTGAAAAAGCTTTAAAAATTAAAAAAGAATATGAAAACGAAAAATAG
- a CDS encoding prephenate dehydrogenase, which produces MKVYVIGIGLIGGSMVLDIKERHPDATIFGIDNNEKHLQEAIDLGVIDQAGSFEDLAEADFVIVSVPVDVALIVLPKVLDLVGDKTIVFEVGSTKKPICDAVAGHAKRRNFIATHPIAGTEFSGPSAAIKGLFQGKTNIICEVEKTTFKLQEKALKLFSEIGMRIRYMDPTSHDKHIAYVSHLSHISSFMLGKTVMNKEKDEQDIFDMAGSGFESTVRLAKSSPAMWTPIFKQNKEHVIETLEEYISNLSRFRDLLKEENYNAIFEEMESTNKIKEILNGLTTTKK; this is translated from the coding sequence ATGAAAGTATACGTAATAGGAATAGGGTTAATAGGTGGTTCGATGGTGTTAGACATCAAAGAGAGACATCCTGACGCGACTATTTTTGGAATTGACAATAACGAAAAGCATTTGCAGGAAGCAATTGATTTAGGCGTTATCGATCAGGCAGGAAGTTTTGAAGATTTGGCAGAAGCTGATTTTGTAATTGTTTCGGTTCCGGTTGATGTGGCGCTGATAGTTTTGCCTAAAGTATTGGATTTGGTTGGTGATAAAACGATTGTTTTTGAAGTAGGTTCGACTAAAAAACCAATTTGTGATGCGGTTGCCGGTCATGCAAAAAGAAGAAATTTTATTGCAACGCATCCAATTGCAGGAACGGAGTTTTCAGGACCTTCGGCAGCGATAAAAGGTTTGTTTCAAGGCAAAACGAATATTATTTGCGAGGTGGAAAAAACCACTTTTAAATTACAGGAAAAGGCGTTAAAACTTTTCAGCGAAATTGGAATGAGAATTCGATATATGGACCCGACTTCGCACGACAAACACATTGCTTACGTTTCGCATTTGTCGCACATTAGTTCTTTTATGCTCGGGAAAACGGTAATGAACAAGGAAAAAGACGAACAGGATATTTTTGATATGGCGGGAAGTGGATTTGAAAGTACGGTTCGTTTGGCAAAAAGTTCTCCCGCAATGTGGACACCGATTTTTAAACAAAACAAAGAACATGTTATTGAAACATTAGAAGAATATATTTCAAACCTCAGTCGGTTTAGGGATTTGTTAAAAGAAGAAAATTACAACGCCATTTTTGAAGAAATGGAAAGCACGAATAAAATAAAAGAGATACTAAACGGATTAACAACAACTAAGAAATAA
- a CDS encoding helix-turn-helix domain-containing protein → MKTKNSNLMSLEEFVENHYGKIGTPKRDELEAGYENFKIGVMIQEARLQKGMTQEQLAKKAGTTKSYISKIENNVKEARFSTLQKIVEIGLGGHLELSIRL, encoded by the coding sequence ATGAAAACGAAAAATAGCAACTTAATGAGTTTGGAAGAATTCGTAGAAAATCATTATGGCAAAATAGGAACCCCGAAGCGTGATGAATTAGAAGCAGGCTATGAAAACTTTAAAATTGGAGTAATGATACAGGAAGCAAGGCTTCAAAAAGGAATGACTCAGGAACAGCTTGCAAAAAAAGCAGGGACAACGAAATCCTATATTTCGAAAATTGAAAACAATGTTAAAGAAGCCCGATTTTCTACACTTCAAAAAATTGTTGAGATTGGATTAGGTGGACATTTAGAGCTATCTATCAGGTTATAA